In Candida orthopsilosis Co 90-125, chromosome 4 draft sequence, the genomic stretch TGCCAGGGTTAATAAATTTGCCAATGCTTGTGATGCACCTTCAGCCAATGAAGGAAATGTCTCATAGATACATCTAACTATGTATGCAAATAACAAAGATGACTCAATCATTGAACCTTTACCACTAACAATTCCAAATAAGCACAATCCAAACGTCAATGTCAATAATGAGCCCAATAATGATGACTCCAATATGTCAATGGTTACGGGAAGGACATAAATTCTgtacaaacaataaaagGCACCAGTGTCAACCACGGCACTTCCAATTAATGATATAATCAACCACGAGTCCGACTTGTACAAAGTCAACCAATTGACAGTTTGTCCTATTGcttgaatcaacaacaaagaacaaaatcCTTCCAAGATGGTGATAATTGGTGTAGCATTaatcaaaagaaacttccaaatcaatacTGGATTAAACTTGGATTCAATTGTAGGATCATTACTATAATAACTGAGGAAATATGTCAATAAACTGGGGATAAGGAAATGTTGACCATAGTATACAAGGGAAATCCATTTAAAATATTTAGTTCTTCGTGCTAGTAGTTGGATAGTTGTAAGAATAAAGTAGATAACAAGTAATGTTAATGAAAACGCTAACCCACAATTGACACCACCAACATCAAAAGCAAGTGGAATGGTGAGGATTACCCACACTAGGTATAATGTTGCAAATAGAGCCCTTATGGATCTGTTTATAGTTTTAGATGGACAGGacattcaatgattttgatgattgtaATTGTGGTGGCATTTACTAGAACCTTGTTAGGattgagaaagaaaatgcTGCGGTGTAATGTGATGGGACGGGGTATAAAAAATAATGACGGTTGGTATTATTGTACAGCTGCAATAGAATAAGTATCAGTATttgtttggaattgatgTCGATCGTGCAGTGACTGTGAgatccttcttcttctgtaCTTTTGTCTCTCTGTTTTGTCTTTTGTCTCTGTTTGGTTttaatttaaaaaaaaaattctttcatcttttatttttctaagtttgtgtaattgtTTCATAATTACTATTGTCTACCAGTATTGAATAATTACTAACTACTTTATACGAATTTACAGGAGGTTCATATACAAACGCACCCCAGACGATAAAGACAATATTactcaattggaattgtGTAGCTTATGTACATGATGATACTAAGTGGAGAAATAGTAATTGGGGGTAGGGGGAATGGGCCACGTCATTGGACACTCAATCCATACAATTTTCGAACatctcttcaaatttataCGTGAGCTCGTCCATATTTAGAAGCAACACAACGCTAGCTTGATACAATTGACCCGATCCGTGCAAAAACTCTTTTGGTCTTTTGGGAATGTGTCGGAGTCTTGACTTTGCAATCTCTTCACAATGCCTTTCACTAGATTGATAAGTTGAAATCGTAGTTGCTCTAAAAGAATTAGACAACAAGAAAGTCTTTCCATATGTGTCTGCTACTCAGCGTTTGATTTTTATTTGTATTCATTGGGCAACATTCCAAACGCTCCGCTGTTGAATAAAAGTGGTAATTAATGTGTTGGATTTTGGTTGCAAGAAATTCCATTAATGAATTTATACATCACTGTGCCAGTGTTTAAATGAAATCTCTTCGTGCATTGCATTAGTGgcttcaattgtttgatacTCACCCCATTCATTAGACTAGATCCTAAAGAGTGGGTTGTCACCAGAAAAACCTCTTTGCTTGTAGCTATTCATGAagcatcaatcaaaatgtGCTTCCAGGAACTTGGTACCACTTTGCACAACAAGACTCATTAATCTTTTAGCAAAGAAATTTGATGGTGAGACGCGTGTGTCCTTTGTCGGCAGATACTGGATGAGGGCTGCACGAACTAATCCTCTTGCAGCAAGACAATCATTATGCCAACAGCATAAACTCCTTCCAAAGAATCAACTCAGAAGAAAGCTAGTGTACTAACAGTCATAAAGACGTATACCAAAAATCATAATCTCAttaatcatcaattatAATATACACAAGGTTTATATAAATGAAGATTATTGCACATTTAGCGTCTCCTTTAACATCATTCGTAATTCTTCCTCTCCAAGTTGGTCGTTATGAGATATGTTAAATGCATCAAGGTATCGTATCACTTCAAACCTCTGTAGAAGATCAACATCTGtagttttatcaattggtgGTAATCCATACTCCTCTGGTATAACACCATTTGGAAATGTCACCGAAGATGTCCTTGAATGTGTTTGTTTCCTTCTGGCAACAATTAGTTTCTTTCGCATCGACGGTGATGTAGATTCCAGTCTTCTTTGATTGTCTATTGTGGTGTTTGGTGATGCGGGTTCACCATTGGATCCGACATCTTCTTGAGGTGGTGAGTCTTTCCTTAGTTTGAGGCTAACTTTGGGGAGtaataaattcaacatttgaCAGAATAAGTGGGTTATAAACCTACCGGAAAGCAGGATTGTCGAACTTTGTTGAGTATATAAAAGAGATGATGTTTGGTCTATAGACAGATCATGATTGCGTTTTGAATGACACAGTTGATTTTTATCTCCAGTTAATTACCGCAATTCGGAGTTAAACTACTTTTCCATGTTTAGAACAATAGAGAAACTTCGCTAATAAATAGAACGGTTgttaaaaaaagaagaaaagaaaagagtcATCAATCTTATTTTACGAAGTTGATTGTGTTAACTGCAAGATTTCTTAatacttttttttgttctaGATTCGTAAGTGAAGCGAAATGGTGGAGCAGATTCAAGATACAGATATATTATTGTTGACAACAAACTAATCTATTAAGAGAGGACAAGTGGGAGAAGCatgtttatcaaatcaacaGAGAAAATATGTATTACAAACCCTGGAATGCAAATCccaaaaagattttttGTAATGACATGAGACATttttttgtcaaattcTTTGCATAACATCGTCGTTTAGTATTATATAAAAAAAGTTAATATTGTGCTTCCTTTTATGTTTAAAATCCTTAATACAGTATATATTACGTGAAGATACAGCCGCAGTGTATACAACAACTAGTTGCCAAATAGTTCAACTAAACAATTGTGTATCTCACgtgcaattgcaacaacacTAATTTTTGCAGCAAAGGCgttaaaaaaaaaattaaatgaTAATCTAATTCATCTAGTAAGACacaaagtttgaaaacaataaataTCATCGtaacttttcaattccaCAACGACCGTTCTCTTGTTTGACCATATACGCCAAATGCCGCAAATGCCGCAAATGCCAGCCACAGTCTTGGTAAAAAGTGTAGATCCCACTACAGAAAGGGGACAAACGATACACCAGTGTGGTATTAAAAATGTGCTGAAATCATTTTTATAGTTAAAATAACAAGgttattttgaagatgcaCAAACGATAAGAATGGAGCCACAATTCCGATGCCGtaaaaattatcaaaatacaTTAAAACTAATTACAAAGATATAATTACACACTATAAATATCTGACAAATTGTACCCTCTTGCAAGATTCCTTTTCAAACTCCACATCTCGACAATGGCTGCTGTGATAACACCCTTCCAAAGGCTTAAGTGGGGTATATTCCCAGTGAGGAGGATCgttgatgaggatgaaaaTGGAAACTTTATAGAGTTTGATGATCAAGAAACTGCAGCTGCTACCGAAGAAGGAGGAAGTATTGAGAAAACTGATTCCAAATTAGAAGCTACGCATTCAATCAAAGAGCAAGAACCAGAAATTGAGTATCGTGATGAGAAGGGCCGTCCTTGGTGGAAGTTTTTTGACGAGTATGAGTACCGGATAACAACACAACAGAAAAAGAGTAGAAAATGGTATAGGTGGTTCCATGATGATGATACCgctgaagaaaagaagcttatcaccaaaattgatatcTTGTTGACATTCTATTCCCTCATGGCATATTGGGTTAAATATTTGGACCAAACAAATTTGACCAATGCTTATATTGGTGGTATAAAAGAAGCCATTAATATGGAAGGTAAcgatttcatcaacacacAAGTTTTATTCTCAGTTGGTAATattatatttcaaattccCTTCATGTACATATTGTATGCACTTCCACTCAACTACGTGTTACCAGCTTTGGATTTCAGTTGGTCAGTGTTGACTGTTTGCACATCCCAAGTCACCAATGTCCCCGGTCTTAAAGCAATTCGTTTTTTTATTGGTGCATTTGAAGCTCCATCTTATATTGCTTACCATGCATTATTTGCCTCGTGGTTTAAAGGAAGTACAGGTGAGGTGACACGTAGGGCAGGTTTCTACTACATTGGACAATATCTTGGTGTACTTACTTCAGGTTTGCTTTCAGGGGCAATTGTGAGAAACTTAGGTGGTGTTAATGGATATGAAGCTTGGCAATGGATCTTTATCATTGATGGTATTATCAGTTTCGCCGTGGGTGTTATAGGAATCTATATGATCCCGGGTACACCTGAAGATTGTTACAGTATCTTTTTATCAGACGATGAGATTAGAATCGCCAGGAGAAGAATGagaaaagatcaaaagGATGCCAAACCAAGAGAAAATGCATTTTATCATTTCTTTAGTTGGGAGACTTGGAGAAAGGTTCTTACATCGTGGCATTTTTACGTCTTAGGCTTGTGGAATATCTTTTGCTGGAACAACTCTAGTGGTACTTCAGGTGCATATCCTTTATGGCTTcaatcattgaagaaagatGATGGCAAAACCCTTAGATTTGAGGGTGGTAGGTTGCAAGATTACACTGCGTTGACTCCAGCATTGGGGATTTTATGGTTGATCATCACAAGTACCATGGCAGATTTATTCAGTAGTCGATACGGTGCGATTATATTTTCACAGGTGTTCAATGTCCTAGGTAACTTGTTGCTTGCAATTTGGGATATTCCGGAAAGGGCAAAATGGTTCGC encodes the following:
- a CDS encoding Seo1 permease, translating into MAAVITPFQRLKWGIFPVRRIVDEDENGNFIEFDDQETAAATEEGGSIEKTDSKLEATHSIKEQEPEIEYRDEKGRPWWKFFDEYEYRITTQQKKSRKWYRWFHDDDTAEEKKLITKIDILLTFYSLMAYWVKYLDQTNLTNAYIGGIKEAINMEGNDFINTQVLFSVGNIIFQIPFMYILYALPLNYVLPALDFSWSVLTVCTSQVTNVPGLKAIRFFIGAFEAPSYIAYHALFASWFKGSTGEVTRRAGFYYIGQYLGVLTSGLLSGAIVRNLGGVNGYEAWQWIFIIDGIISFAVGVIGIYMIPGTPEDCYSIFLSDDEIRIARRRMRKDQKDAKPRENAFYHFFSWETWRKVLTSWHFYVLGLWNIFCWNNSSGTSGAYPLWLQSLKKDDGKTLRFEGGRLQDYTALTPALGILWLIITSTMADLFSSRYGAIIFSQVFNVLGNLLLAIWDIPERAKWFAFCMQYWGWSSAPALYSFLGDICRRDLRERQIILVACNILAQQSTAWTATLVWKTVEAPRFLKGFSFTASSGFAMAVWSFVVLYFYKRQERAGALDNNIVLYDSSKDEEKPDIKQVE
- a CDS encoding Ice2 protein (S. cerevisiae homolog ICE2 has role in endoplasmic reticulum inheritance and localizes to to endoplasmic reticulum membrane); the encoded protein is MSCPSKTINRSIRALFATLYLVWVILTIPLAFDVGGVNCGLAFSLTLLVIYFILTTIQLLARRTKYFKWISLVYYGQHFLIPSLLTYFLSYYSNDPTIESKFNPVLIWKFLLINATPIITILEGFCSLLLIQAIGQTVNWLTLYKSDSWLIISLIGSAVVDTGAFYCLYRIYVLPVTIDILESSLLGSLLTLTFGLCLFGIVSGKGSMIESSLLFAYIVRCIYETFPSLAEGASQALANLLTSASQNVRNEIPKIPPSIMNPISELVPFLTETFPLSFKGVWEYLVEAIQKLPLSLLLNLAYRIGVFYAATKIIPSLYKSVSYPSTTPLQQRSRQPSSTRLSSLDSSERVPLKSRKSFHLKPPHHQPPSAFIRLIYAYSPCLVIAVYTHLMLSYIGELGVELQVWPLYGNTGTKIVVHPWKFWNWINMGTTLILYVAELSNNESSSGGGNSLTSHWKVE